One genomic segment of Streptomyces sp. RerS4 includes these proteins:
- a CDS encoding NAD(P)H-quinone dehydrogenase, translated as MTRIVIIGGGPGGYEAALVGAQLGAEVTVVDCDGLGGASVLTDCVPSKTLIATAEVMTTFDSSYEELGIVVADDTPHIEQAARVVGVDLGKVNRRVKRLALAQSHDITASVTRAGARVMRGRGKLGGPQGIDGTRDVIVTAADGTETILTADAVLIATGGTPREIPDAMPDGERILNWTQVYDLEELPEELIVVGSGVTGAEFAGAYQALGSRVTLVSSRDRVLPGEDPDAAAVLEDVFRRRGMNVIGRSRAESAKRVGDRVEVTLSDGRVITGTHCLMAVGAIPNTRDMNLEESGVRLKESGHIWTDKVSRTSSPGVYAAGDVTGIFALASVAAMQGRIAMYHFLGDAVAPLNLKTVSSNVFTDPEIATVGYTQADVDAGRIDARVVKLPLLRNPRAKMQGIRDGFVKLFCRPGTGIVVGGVVVSPRASELIHPISIAVDNNLTVEQIANAFTVYPSLSGSIAEVARQLHTRKTTGEA; from the coding sequence GTGACCCGGATCGTGATCATCGGTGGCGGACCCGGCGGGTATGAGGCAGCCCTGGTGGGGGCCCAGCTCGGCGCGGAGGTGACCGTCGTCGACTGCGACGGTCTGGGTGGAGCGTCGGTCCTCACCGACTGCGTCCCCTCGAAGACCCTCATCGCGACGGCCGAGGTCATGACGACCTTCGACTCGTCGTACGAGGAACTCGGCATCGTCGTCGCCGACGACACCCCCCACATCGAGCAGGCCGCGCGCGTCGTCGGCGTGGACCTCGGCAAGGTCAACCGACGCGTCAAGCGCCTCGCGCTCGCCCAGTCCCACGACATCACCGCCTCGGTGACCCGCGCCGGCGCCCGCGTCATGCGCGGCCGCGGCAAGCTCGGCGGGCCGCAGGGCATCGACGGCACCCGGGACGTCATCGTCACCGCCGCCGACGGCACCGAGACCATCCTCACCGCCGACGCCGTGCTGATCGCCACCGGCGGCACCCCCCGCGAGATCCCCGACGCCATGCCCGACGGGGAGCGCATCCTGAACTGGACCCAGGTCTACGACCTGGAGGAGCTCCCCGAGGAGCTCATCGTCGTCGGCTCCGGCGTCACCGGCGCCGAGTTCGCCGGCGCGTACCAGGCCCTGGGCTCGCGCGTCACCCTGGTCTCCTCCCGCGACCGCGTGCTGCCCGGCGAGGACCCGGACGCCGCCGCCGTCCTGGAGGACGTCTTCCGCCGCCGCGGCATGAACGTCATCGGGCGCTCGCGCGCCGAGTCCGCCAAGCGCGTCGGCGACCGCGTCGAGGTCACCCTCTCCGACGGGCGCGTCATCACCGGCACGCACTGCCTGATGGCCGTCGGCGCCATCCCGAACACCCGCGACATGAACCTGGAGGAGTCCGGGGTCCGGCTCAAGGAGTCCGGGCACATCTGGACCGACAAGGTCTCCCGCACCTCCTCGCCCGGCGTGTACGCGGCCGGCGACGTGACCGGCATCTTCGCGCTGGCCTCCGTGGCCGCCATGCAGGGCCGCATCGCGATGTACCACTTCCTCGGCGACGCGGTGGCCCCGCTGAACCTCAAGACGGTCTCCTCGAACGTCTTCACCGACCCCGAGATCGCCACCGTCGGCTACACCCAGGCCGACGTGGACGCGGGCCGGATCGACGCCCGTGTCGTCAAGCTCCCGCTGCTGCGCAACCCGCGCGCGAAGATGCAGGGCATCCGGGACGGCTTCGTGAAGCTGTTCTGCCGGCCGGGCACCGGCATCGTCGTCGGCGGCGTGGTCGTCTCGCCGCGCGCGAGCGAGCTGATCCACCCGATCTCGATCGCCGTCGACAACAACCTGACCGTCGAGCAGATCGCAAACGCGTTCACCGTGTACCCCTCGCTGTCCGGTTCGATCGCCGAGGTGGCCCGCCAGCTCCACACGCGCAAGACCACCGGCGAGGCGTAA
- a CDS encoding DeoR/GlpR family DNA-binding transcription regulator, whose protein sequence is MFAAERRQLILEMVRANGAVSLRELARVVQTSEVTVRRDVRALEAEGLLDRRHGGAVLPGGFTRESGFPQKSHLATAEKTAIADVAASLVEEGEAVVVGAGTTTQELARRLARVPGLTVVTNSLLVAQALAHANRVEVVMTGGTLRGSNYALVGSGAEQSLQGLRVSRAFLSGSGLTAERGLSTSNMLSASVDRALVQAAAEVVVLADHTKLGTDTMFQTVPTDVMTRLVTDEPPAHDDRAATELQALADQGVQITVAGSAPASGGAHAGGAAGDGLQGRRPRRESPLPVQRRGGPTDRLRTAPASMLEQQAAGERARVADMRRR, encoded by the coding sequence GTGTTCGCTGCAGAACGTCGCCAATTGATCCTCGAAATGGTGCGCGCAAACGGTGCGGTATCGCTCCGTGAGCTCGCCCGCGTCGTCCAGACCTCCGAAGTGACCGTACGGCGGGACGTGCGGGCACTGGAGGCAGAAGGACTCCTCGACCGCCGACACGGCGGTGCGGTCTTGCCGGGTGGTTTCACGCGGGAGTCCGGCTTTCCGCAAAAGTCCCATCTCGCCACGGCGGAGAAGACCGCCATCGCCGATGTCGCGGCGAGCCTCGTCGAAGAAGGCGAGGCCGTCGTCGTCGGCGCGGGCACCACGACGCAGGAGCTGGCCCGCCGGCTCGCGCGGGTGCCCGGCCTCACCGTCGTCACCAACTCGCTGCTCGTCGCCCAGGCGCTCGCGCACGCCAACCGGGTGGAGGTGGTGATGACCGGCGGGACCCTGCGCGGTTCGAACTACGCCCTCGTCGGCAGCGGCGCCGAGCAGTCCCTCCAGGGGCTGCGGGTCTCCCGGGCCTTCCTGTCGGGGAGCGGCCTGACCGCCGAACGGGGTCTGTCCACCTCCAACATGCTCTCCGCGAGCGTCGACCGGGCGCTGGTACAGGCCGCCGCCGAGGTGGTGGTCCTCGCCGACCACACGAAGCTCGGCACGGACACCATGTTCCAGACCGTGCCGACCGACGTCATGACGCGGCTGGTGACGGACGAGCCTCCGGCGCACGACGACCGGGCCGCCACGGAACTCCAGGCCCTGGCCGACCAGGGCGTACAGATCACCGTGGCCGGTTCCGCACCGGCCTCCGGCGGCGCTCACGCCGGCGGCGCGGCCGGGGACGGTCTACAGGGACGCCGGCCCCGGCGGGAGTCCCCCCTGCCGGTCCAGCGACGCGGCGGCCCCACGGACCGGCTGCGCACCGCGCCCGCGTCGATGCTGGAGCAGCAGGCGGCGGGCGAACGCGCCCGCGTCGCCGACATGCGACGACGCTAG